In Lactobacillus xylocopicola, the genomic stretch AAACTGTAGCAAAGTTGACTTACCTGCACCAGATGGTCCAATCACGGCTACCTTTTGCCCGGCTTTCACATCAAAAGCAATATTGCGGGCCAGCGTCTTCTCCTGCCTAGTCAGGGTTAGACCGTCAACTTCCATTTCGGCAAATTGATCAACTACTGGCATTGAGTTCTCTTGATAGCTTTCAGCCTTTCGGGAAAGTTGATCAATCCGCTCCACAATCCCCTTAGTGGTAGACAGGTTATTGCGTTCATTGAGAATTTGCAGGATAGGATTAACAAAAGAATTCGACAATTGTAGCACGCCAAATAGTGCGCCGAGGGTGGTAAAGCCCTTAATAACCAAAACGATGCCAACAGCAAAGGGAATTAAGAAGGTTCCGCCCATCACGATAATACTAAGATAGGCATTAGTATTGTCTTTCAAGAGGTTCATTTTAGCCAACTTGGCTTCTAGCAGCTTAATAACGGTCTGGTTGCGCGCAACCGCCTGCTCCTGCCGCTGATAAAGATTAAAAGTTTCCGTCCCGGCTAGCGTATTTTTAGTTTGGTTGACGTATTGATCGCTAGCCTTAGTCCATTCAGCAGAAGCATTTTGAATTGGCTTCTGCAAAAAGTTAGAAGCAATCATCGGAAGCAGTGAACCGGCAAAGAACATAATCGTTAAAACTGGATTCAAGTAGAGTGCGTAGCTCAAGGCCAGCACCACGGTATACAATTGAGTCAAAATTGCCAGTTCCGCCCCATAGCGATTGGTCTCCAGCAGCTTAAAGTCGTTGGTCAAAAAGCCTAAATTGTTTGTATCTTCGCTATCGCTTATGAGCATCCCCTTGAGTACCTTGCTCCGCAACTTCATATTGGTCTGTTTAATGGCATCGGCTTTTAGGTAATTAAACAATAAATTAGCCAGTAAGACCAGCACTAGGCCCAGCAAAACTTGCCCAATCAGCTGTGGCATCTTGCTGAACTCATGAGCAGTTGCCATATTAGTCAGCGACCCGACCATGTAGGCAATAATAATGCTTTGAGCACTATAAATAAGCCCAAAAACATTCAGCCAGAAAAATCTAATGTGCGAGTAGTTTTGAAAAATCATCCTTTGCCCTCCAATAAGGTTTGGTATGTCCTACACTTACTAATTATTAAACGTTAAGCTTTTTATAAAAGCTAGCTCATTTTAGTAAGCGGTCGCATTTGCTGAGTAAGTGGTCAAAGTTGAAGCAGTAAACGAGCTCCTTGCCCAAAATCCGAAATTACTTCGTCTTGTTCAACTAACAGAAATATTTTAAGAAAGATTACGCCAGATCTTTGCAAACACCCGCTGTTTTCTAATACAATAGGAAATAAGAAAATTTGAAAGGACCAATTTTTATGAAACAAACAGAATGTACGACAATTCTAGTCGGCAAGGACGCTTCTCTTGACGGCTCAACGATGATAGCCAGAAGTGAGGACGGCGGCCGCGAGATTATTCCCGAGGGCTTTGAACTGGTAACCCCAGACAAACAACCCCAGCACTACGAAAGTGTCATCAGTCACCAGAAGATTGATGATGCCGATTTGCCAGCTAATCCATTGCGCTACACTAGTGCGCCTGACGTGTCCGGTGAAAGTGGCATTTGGGCTGCTGCCGGCATTAATGCTGCTAACGTAGCCATGACCGCAACCGAAACCATTACCACTAATGCCCGTATCCAGGGCATCGACCCCCTGGTTGATCAAGGGGGGCTCGGTGAGGAAGACTTCGTTACCCTGACCCTGCCTTATTTACACAAGGCGGTCGACGGCGTTAAACGCGTGGGCTACCTGCTAGAAAAATACGGTACTTATGAAATGAATGGGATGGCTTTTGCCGACCATGATGAAATCTGGTACCTCGAAACCATCGGTGGCCACCACTGGATTGCCCGCCGCATTCCCGATGATGCCTATGTCGTTGCCCCTAACCGGTTGAACATTGATGAATTTCACTTTGGTCAAGACGGCTTCATGGCCGCTGAAGGCTTAGAAAAGCTGATCAAAGAATATCAGCTGAACCCTGATCGCAAGGGTTACAACATGCGGCACATTTTTGGTAGTTCAACGATTAAGGATGCCCACTACAATAACCCGCGTGCTTGGTTTGTTCACAATTACTTTGACCCAGAATTTGGGGGCCAGCCCAGTGACCAAGACCAGCCATTTATCTGCCATGCCAACCGCAAGATTAGCATTGAAGACATTAAGTGGGTTGAAAGTTCCCACTACCAGGACACGCCATATGATCCATACGGCGACCAGGGTACGCCCGAGCAGAAGAAGACCTTTAGACCCGTCGGTCTTAACCGCAACTTCGAGACCCACATCCTTCAAGTCCGCAACAATGTGCCTGACGAAGTAGCTGGTGTGCAGTGGCTTTGCTTTGGACCGAATACCTTCAACAGTATGGTGCCGTTCTACACCAACATTAAGGATACTCCGGCCTGCTTCCAGACTGGTCCCAAGTTTGACCTCAAGCAGATTTTCTGGCTCAACAAGTTAGCGGCTCAACTCGGCGACACCAACTTCAAGGTCTATGGCGAACTTGAAACCGACTTTGAACAGAAATCGCTAGCCCAATGCCACTTCATTCAGCACGAAACCGATAAAAAGGTGGCCGAACTTTCAAGTAAAGAAGTTGAGGAAGCCTTGACCGCAGCCAACCAGAAAATGGCCGACCAAGTTTACAACAACACCGTAGAACTACTCGGCAACATGGTTAACGAAGGCCACAACCTGATGACCTTGAAATTTGATTTATTAGACTAACTTTTTAAGACCAAAAATAGCGACAAGTGATTAGACTTGTCGCTATTTTTTGAATTTTTACGAATAACACACTTATTTATCAAAGCAGCCGCAATAAATAAGGAACCAGGGATAGCTATCTACTTCTTGATTTTGTATAATTAATTTAGCAGAGAAGTTAAGGTCGGTGGCTATTTCTTAAGCAAAAGGAGGTGGTGCTGATGGTGCATTTGCACTCAAAAGCCCAAAATCCAACTGAAAGGAGTAGCTTGAAGTGTCTGTTAAGGATGCTTTGAAACTAGCAACTAGCAATTGGCGTTGGTGTTTTACTCATCAACGCCAATTGCTCTAGTTGTGAATCTGATTAACACTCAGACGAAAAAATAACCGCCTTAGCTTGGCAGAGCTAGCGGTTATTTAATTAACCTATTAGCAGCCACCGCCTTGAGCGGCTCTGCTGAAGGCAGTTGTACTTAGGAGCAACTGCCTTTTCTATTTCACATTATAGCATGGTTGGCGATACACTGCCAAGTGCTTAGATTCAAGAGCCATACTTGTATTTATCCTGGCAAAATTTACCCAAAGGTTATATTTTTCAAGTACCAAAGTCTGACAGGTCCATCATCACTAAAGTAATGCCCTTATTCTCTGAGCATCCGTTTAGCAAGCGCAAAGTCACCAACGGTTGCAGAGCCGTTATTGCTAATCTCGGGCAAGGTAATATATTGATCAAGTGGGGGAACGTGGACGTAGCCGTTCAACAGCTCAGCAAAATCACGGCGCACCTTTTGCAAGAAGTCCGCGCTCGTAACACCGCCCCCAAAAACAATCTTGTCCGGGCGCAAGATTAGTGTGACCTGAAGAGCGGCTTGAGCCACATAATAGCTCATGATGTCCCAAACGGGATCACTCAGGGGAACTTCCTGGCCCTTCTTATTCATTCTTGCCTCAAAAGTTGGTCCAGACACAAGCCCCTCCAGGCAATCCTGGTGAAAGGGACAAATACCAGCAAAGTCCAAGTCGTCCGGATGACGCTTTACCCTAACATGGCCCATTTCAGGATGGCCAGCAGAACCAACAAGCTTACTGTTATTGATTGCTCCTCCACCAACACCGGTCCCGATTGTATAATAAACCAGCGAATCAACATCTTCGTTTGCTAGTTGTGCCATCACATACTCACCAAAGGCTGAGCCATTCACATCAGTCGTGAAATACATCGGCACATCAACCGTCTTTTTCAAGAAACCTACAAAGTCAGTATTGCTCCAGCCAGCCTTAGGCGTATCCGTAATGTAACCATAATTTGGCGCTGTCTTGCGCACTTCGATTGGGCCAAAAGAAGCGATACCAATCGCTTCCACGCCAGCGTCTTTAAAGTAGTCAGCAACTTTTTGTAGTGTTTCTGCCGGTTTAGTGGTCGGAATCGTCACCTGGTCCTTAACCTGGTAATTTTCATTGCCAATTGCACAAACAAACTTGGTGCCCCCGGCCTCGATTGATCCTAATATCATCTAATGCTCCTTTATTCAAAAATAGACTCTAGTTCATAATTAAATCCTACCATTTTATCGGAAGATATGAAATTCACTTTAATAGTATCAGTAGAAAATTCACACTTATTTGTAAACGTAAATTTCCCATTATTTACAAAAAGTTCAGTTAACCCATTATCTATATATAAATCGATATTGATCACTTCATGTATATCTTCTATTTTTTCAACGTGTTTTCTTAATTTGTCATTAATTGTTACTGTTAAAATTTTATTTTGATATTTTACGATATACTTTGCTTTACTCGTAAAAAGTTTTAGTGAAAAAACATTTGGTAACTTTTCAAAAAAAAATTCTGATGTCGATGAGTATTGACTTAATTTGACTATCTCTATTTTTTTCTTGCGTAACTTTTTATATTCAACAATTGGCTTCGCCAATATATAATCATCCTTAATTTTGATTTCTCGTGGTATTGTCAAGGCACCTATATTTGGGTATCCATATTTTCTTTCCTTTTCTTGTTCTATTGGTAATCCAAGCCAACCAATCAATATTCGTCTATTTTTAAGCGGATCATACATCGTTTGTGGCGCATAAAAATCCCACCCATTATCAATTTTTTTCCCAAATGGCAAATTGTTTCTATTAGCATCTCCCATATAATACAAGGAATCAAAACCTTTTTTTTCGGAAGTGTTAATCCCCTTGGGCGATCCTATTATTATCTTTTCCACCCCACATGAAAAGTAGTCCGGGCATTCTATCATATTACCAAAATCGGCACTTTGATTAATCATTTTAAGAAAATAATGCCAATCTTTATACAGATTATCACTGGAATAAAACAACAGTTGTCCTCGGCCATCCTTACTTTCGCCACCAACCAAAATAAAGTACAAGCCATCCATTTCAAGGATTTTAGGATCTCGGAAACGCTTGGTATTTACGTTGGGATTTCGCAAAATAAGCGGATTTCCCGCAAATTTCTTAAAATTAATTCCATCAACACTTTCTGCTAAACAGATGGTTTCTTGATATGTGCTTTTTTTCTTCTTGTGACCCGCATAAGCCAAAACCAACTTATTTTCTACCACTAATGCACTGCCTGAAAAACAACCATCAGCATCATAAGGTTGGTCTGGAGCCAAAGCAAAGTCGACCTGTTGCCATTTTATCAAGTCACGCGAGATAAAATGTGCCCAAAAAATATGTTTTGCATAAGTTGAAAATGGATCATTTTGCATAAATACATGATAATAGCCCTTAAAAAAGACTAACCCATTAGGATCATTTGACCACCCAGAATTCGGCGCAAGATGGTACTTATAGCGGAAGGGATTTTTCACCTGTAAAGTTTGATTCGCTTGCTCAATTAATTTCATATTAAAACCTCAATATTAATAAAGTAGTAAGAACTTATTCTTACTACTTTATTTTTTATTCATCGTCTTCTGACTTATTTATCGCTTTTAACTTTTCAGAGTAGCTCTGCAATTGACTAACTTCAATAAGTTTAGGAATTGCTTCCATTAAAGAAATATTCTGATTGCGCAGATTAATTGCTTCAATCAATGTCGGCATGTTAACGCCAGCTAGTATATCCGAATCTTTTTTAACCGCTACCATCCTTTTGACAATTTCGTTAAATGGCGTACCATACGGCACATCTACTAAGAAAAGCACGCTTTGGTTCTCAATGATTTGAACAATTTGGTCCAGCTTATTCTGAAACGGAACTAGCCCTTCTTCATCAATTTTTGCTGTAATAATATCTTCCTCATCAGGGAAAAAAAGTTTTACCGACTTTTTCATAGCTTCAGCAACAGATCCATGCGAAGCAATGACAATTTTAAACAATTATAATCTCTCCCTTAATTAAATTATATTTTTCAGATAAACTTTTTTATCTGTTGGAACCATAACAGCTGTGACTTCTACGCCACGATCTAAAAGGGTATGAAAAGCTGCTTCTTCTTCAGGTGTGATACTTACACTTGGTTTAATATGACGCGTGTGTTCCCGGGTAGACATATTACCCACATTTACTTTTCGAATATCAAGTCCTTCATCCATAAGTCTAACGATAGTCTCTGGATCTTTGACAATCATGAGAACTTTTTGGCCACGATACTTTCCATTTTGAATATTGGTAACAGCCTTTTCTTCAGTAATTAACGACGTAGAAACATTAGACGGTGCAGCCATTCTAAGCATAGTTTTTTGCACTTCATTGTTAGCTACTTCGTCATTGATAACCATTATTCGAGATACGCCTAACTCATTAGTCCATAAAGTTGCTACTTGTCCGTGAATCAAACGATCATCAATTCTTACGTGAATTATACCTTCCATAATTATCACTACACTTTCTACAAATTATTTCATAATGCCCAAAACATATAACAAAATTGATAATACAATAATGATTAGAATAATGTATATTGGTTTAACTTTTTTACTTAACAGATAATATACTCCAAACACTAATGCTGCTGGTAATAATCCTGGCATGATTTGATCTAAAATCTGATTACCAGTCATTGTTAATGACCCTTGCTTAAACTTTAGTGCCAGATTAGGTTTTACCACCGTTGGAATCAAACCGCCGACTACCATAAGACCAAGAATTGAAACACTCTCAGTAATTAACTTCATCTTCGTTTCAATTGAAGTTAACAAGCTAGTACCAGACTTCATTCCCGCTTTGAACAAAGGAATGCCTAAAGCACGTAAAACCCAGGTAACTAGGAACCACAAAAATATTCCTACCGCACTACCATTGAGGGCCATGTTAGCTGCAATTGCTCCAAAAATAGTCCAAGGGATAACTACGAAAACACTATCGCCCAACCCAGCTAGAGGCCCCATTAGACCAGTTTTAAGTCCCATGATGGTCTTTAAACTGCTGGCTTTCTCTTTTTCTTCAATTTCAATATTCATCCCAAGAACATAAGGGGCTAAATAGGGATTTGTATTGAAAAATTGCAAATGAGTTTTAACCGATTCTTTTAATCCTTTTGGATCATCTTGATAATTTTCTTTTAAAAACGGGAGCATTGAATAAGTATATGCCAATCCCATCATCTTCTCGTAGTTTAGAGATGCGCCACCATTCAAAATCCATCTAAACAAAACACGATTTTTAGTTTTACTACTTACTTCTTTACTCATCTTCGTTCATATCCCCCACACTTTGGACACTAGCTTGTTCCTCACTATTCTTTTTGTATAAAATAAGCGCAACTGCAGCTCCAGCTAAAGCGATACCTAAAATGGTCATCTTTAGATATACCGCAGCTATAAAACCAATAATTAAGTAACCAAAGTAACTCTTAACTGGCAGGTAGCGCAATAATAACCCAATTCCTAGAGCCGGCAGTAGATTACCAGCAACGGTCAAACCGCCTGTTACCCATTGAGGAATAAAGGCGATAATGGATTTTACCAGCGATGGACCAGCAATAACCGTTAATAAAACTGGCAGTCCAGATACCATCATGGTAGTTATCACTCCGCAAATTTGCATGAGTTCGATTTTTCCGTATTTCTCTTCTTCAGCATATTTTTCAGCCTTATTTTGAAAATAAATATTGACTGTCCATTTTACCACGTCAAGTTCTACCATCAGCATTGCCACTGGAATAGCTAAAGTAATCCCAATAGCTGCCTTTTGGCCTGTAGTAATTGCGATGTATGTTCCAATCAACGCAGCCGTTTGATAATCTGGCACGGAAGCACCGCCGAAGCTTGAAATACCCAAAGTCATCAATTGCAAGGTACCACCGATATATAATCCAGTAGTCACATCTCCCAAAATTGCTCCAACAAGCAGACCAGCAACCACAGGTTGAGATGTCCCTAACATCGTTCCGTTCTTATCATAATTTATAAAAAAGCCATATAACACAATTAGTGCTATTTGCCAAAATTGTACATTCACTGACAAATCCTCCCTATTCTTTCAATCATTCTACCAAATTCTTGAATATATCCTTCATTTGCTAGTTAGCAATTATTGTGCCAAGTTATACTTTTAAAAAGTGCAGACTCTATTTTGCCCACATGGAGAGCGCTCTTACTGCCGTCCAAAAATAATTTGATCTACATAAATTAACTCCGAAGTAGGAATTTTCACACTATAATTGTCACTAATCACAGTGGCGGCCGCCTTAATTACCTCCAGCTCATCGCCGTACTTCTTAGCAAAAGACTTTTCAAAGTCTGGATTGAGATTATTCTCTTCCTTCCGGATCAACCGCTCAATTAGATAACTAATATGAACGTAAAGCGTAAACTTTTTTTGGTTAGATAACGCGTGGGCAAACCGTCGCTCTACTTCCTGGATAAAAATGGTAATATTTTCGATTACTTTGGAAGCATCTAGGATAGTAACCATGTTGACTGTCTGTTCAAGCGAAAAGTTCTTGACTA encodes the following:
- a CDS encoding ATP-binding cassette domain-containing protein, yielding MIFQNYSHIRFFWLNVFGLIYSAQSIIIAYMVGSLTNMATAHEFSKMPQLIGQVLLGLVLVLLANLLFNYLKADAIKQTNMKLRSKVLKGMLISDSEDTNNLGFLTNDFKLLETNRYGAELAILTQLYTVVLALSYALYLNPVLTIMFFAGSLLPMIASNFLQKPIQNASAEWTKASDQYVNQTKNTLAGTETFNLYQRQEQAVARNQTVIKLLEAKLAKMNLLKDNTNAYLSIIVMGGTFLIPFAVGIVLVIKGFTTLGALFGVLQLSNSFVNPILQILNERNNLSTTKGIVERIDQLSRKAESYQENSMPVVDQFAEMEVDGLTLTRQEKTLARNIAFDVKAGQKVAVIGPSGAGKSTLLQFLLYGEYGQADQIVLDYQQVRAGEFTELFAYSSQSAVIFADSLWFNLTLGVKLPQEDVLAVCEGVGLGELVADKGLNYQLGDNADQLSGGQLSRIELARAILSQRPVLLLDEVNASLDQATSRQVHDYLFNSNRTFIEVIHHYEPGELTHYDQVLDFNDYV
- a CDS encoding PTS system mannose/fructose/sorbose family transporter subunit IID, which gives rise to MSKEVSSKTKNRVLFRWILNGGASLNYEKMMGLAYTYSMLPFLKENYQDDPKGLKESVKTHLQFFNTNPYLAPYVLGMNIEIEEKEKASSLKTIMGLKTGLMGPLAGLGDSVFVVIPWTIFGAIAANMALNGSAVGIFLWFLVTWVLRALGIPLFKAGMKSGTSLLTSIETKMKLITESVSILGLMVVGGLIPTVVKPNLALKFKQGSLTMTGNQILDQIMPGLLPAALVFGVYYLLSKKVKPIYIILIIIVLSILLYVLGIMK
- a CDS encoding glycoside hydrolase family 32 protein; its protein translation is MKLIEQANQTLQVKNPFRYKYHLAPNSGWSNDPNGLVFFKGYYHVFMQNDPFSTYAKHIFWAHFISRDLIKWQQVDFALAPDQPYDADGCFSGSALVVENKLVLAYAGHKKKKSTYQETICLAESVDGINFKKFAGNPLILRNPNVNTKRFRDPKILEMDGLYFILVGGESKDGRGQLLFYSSDNLYKDWHYFLKMINQSADFGNMIECPDYFSCGVEKIIIGSPKGINTSEKKGFDSLYYMGDANRNNLPFGKKIDNGWDFYAPQTMYDPLKNRRILIGWLGLPIEQEKERKYGYPNIGALTIPREIKIKDDYILAKPIVEYKKLRKKKIEIVKLSQYSSTSEFFFEKLPNVFSLKLFTSKAKYIVKYQNKILTVTINDKLRKHVEKIEDIHEVINIDLYIDNGLTELFVNNGKFTFTNKCEFSTDTIKVNFISSDKMVGFNYELESIFE
- a CDS encoding PTS mannose/fructose/sorbose/N-acetylgalactosamine transporter subunit IIC, which gives rise to MNVQFWQIALIVLYGFFINYDKNGTMLGTSQPVVAGLLVGAILGDVTTGLYIGGTLQLMTLGISSFGGASVPDYQTAALIGTYIAITTGQKAAIGITLAIPVAMLMVELDVVKWTVNIYFQNKAEKYAEEEKYGKIELMQICGVITTMMVSGLPVLLTVIAGPSLVKSIIAFIPQWVTGGLTVAGNLLPALGIGLLLRYLPVKSYFGYLIIGFIAAVYLKMTILGIALAGAAVALILYKKNSEEQASVQSVGDMNEDE
- a CDS encoding PTS system mannose/fructose/N-acetylgalactosamine-transporter subunit IIB codes for the protein MEGIIHVRIDDRLIHGQVATLWTNELGVSRIMVINDEVANNEVQKTMLRMAAPSNVSTSLITEEKAVTNIQNGKYRGQKVLMIVKDPETIVRLMDEGLDIRKVNVGNMSTREHTRHIKPSVSITPEEEAAFHTLLDRGVEVTAVMVPTDKKVYLKNII
- a CDS encoding C69 family dipeptidase, encoding MKQTECTTILVGKDASLDGSTMIARSEDGGREIIPEGFELVTPDKQPQHYESVISHQKIDDADLPANPLRYTSAPDVSGESGIWAAAGINAANVAMTATETITTNARIQGIDPLVDQGGLGEEDFVTLTLPYLHKAVDGVKRVGYLLEKYGTYEMNGMAFADHDEIWYLETIGGHHWIARRIPDDAYVVAPNRLNIDEFHFGQDGFMAAEGLEKLIKEYQLNPDRKGYNMRHIFGSSTIKDAHYNNPRAWFVHNYFDPEFGGQPSDQDQPFICHANRKISIEDIKWVESSHYQDTPYDPYGDQGTPEQKKTFRPVGLNRNFETHILQVRNNVPDEVAGVQWLCFGPNTFNSMVPFYTNIKDTPACFQTGPKFDLKQIFWLNKLAAQLGDTNFKVYGELETDFEQKSLAQCHFIQHETDKKVAELSSKEVEEALTAANQKMADQVYNNTVELLGNMVNEGHNLMTLKFDLLD
- the scrK gene encoding fructokinase ScrK; its protein translation is MILGSIEAGGTKFVCAIGNENYQVKDQVTIPTTKPAETLQKVADYFKDAGVEAIGIASFGPIEVRKTAPNYGYITDTPKAGWSNTDFVGFLKKTVDVPMYFTTDVNGSAFGEYVMAQLANEDVDSLVYYTIGTGVGGGAINNSKLVGSAGHPEMGHVRVKRHPDDLDFAGICPFHQDCLEGLVSGPTFEARMNKKGQEVPLSDPVWDIMSYYVAQAALQVTLILRPDKIVFGGGVTSADFLQKVRRDFAELLNGYVHVPPLDQYITLPEISNNGSATVGDFALAKRMLRE
- a CDS encoding PTS sugar transporter subunit IIA, translating into MFKIVIASHGSVAEAMKKSVKLFFPDEEDIITAKIDEEGLVPFQNKLDQIVQIIENQSVLFLVDVPYGTPFNEIVKRMVAVKKDSDILAGVNMPTLIEAINLRNQNISLMEAIPKLIEVSQLQSYSEKLKAINKSEDDE